DNA from Daucus carota subsp. sativus chromosome 1, DH1 v3.0, whole genome shotgun sequence:
TGAGTTAGAAGCAGCTGATTCCCATTGTCTTCAACATGCCCACGAATCCTCTCTTCATGAGCTTTTAGCCTCCCGATTAGCTCTTTGACAGTCATTGTCTTAAGCTTACCAAATTGTTCTATCGTAGAAGCAATTTGTACAAACTTGTGTGGGACAGCACGCAATATTTTTTTCACCACGTAGGACTCTTCCATCGGTTCACCCAGAGTGCGTATGTTTATCATAATACCACCTAGCTTCATGTAAAACCCGTCCAAACTCTCTGTCTCCTTCATGGACAAACCCTCAAACTCAGACCTGAGTGTCTACACCTTTGCCTCTTGAACTCTTTCTGCCACCCTATACATAGTCTTTATTGCTTCCCACGCCACCTTAGCCGTTTTTTTACCGGCCAGAGTTAACATAAACTCCTCCGGAATGCCTTGATAAATTGCTGCCAGCGTCATTTTATCCATCCGTGTTGTTACATCCACCTTCGGGTCACTAGGCTCCATAGCCTCCCAAACTCCCTCAGCTTCCATGAAGACCTGCATCTTCATTGACCACGCTGTGTAGTTGGATTTTGTCAACATCGGATAATTTATACTCACTGTTCCCTCCTTGACTTTTGATGCCTCCATAGTCATCAACCTCGACATATATTTTGTCATAAACAACCAGGCTCTGATGCCACGTGTTGAAACTCAGACTtgttatgtgtatataatttGCACTGAAAAGAAAAATAGGATGCTGGGAACTGCACTACTTCTTCCAAACTAAAAGCAACGTACAGGAATATATATAAACTGTGCACACACAGTCGTGGCCCTAAACTAGGAAACTGAAATTCTAAAATAAAGCAACTAGCCAACTACTGATACTTTCTTGCTATCCACTATCTGACTTATTCAAACGTAACATAAAAACTTaactaaataaaacaaataattaataactaaatttaagattattccaacaagCCCAATAAAACATTAGGATGAAAATTAGGTATAACATATTTGATGCCGCCCTCATTAAGCACTGTAAGTAAGAAacaaatcatcatacaatttacATTAGTAGATTGCTCTTGGAGAGATTTATCAAATATACATCAATCTCATATGAACTTGTTTTCATCAGTATTGATTTAATAATCTTCATGCTAATGACTTTATTCATGGAAACGGAATACACGGATCCATCATGATTGAACTCGCTAATACATCTACAGTTATGAAGCATCATTGCAGGTATGATATCTTTTAGTTAAGATTGTTATGCTTCTTTACCGAATTTTATCTGTTATATGTCAAAATGTTAATATTGTGATAATAAAGTTGAATTTATAATAGATGAGTCCGAAACTATCCTCAATTCGCCAATTcgtaatatgtataatattatttaaaatcataaaaattttggaggtgtgtgtgtgtgaaattTCACACAGTTACGTCTGATCATATAATCAACACAGAGTTGTCCTTAGAAACTTGATCAAGTGTAGTAAGGTAAGAAATAATTCTTCTTCCAAAAAGTTTGCACTTAGTGTAAGGAGGATGATTGGAAATTCAAGTGGAGTATACTCATCCTCTTATCAATACTGTTCATATTTTCCTTCACAAGACTTCGGTGGATGAGCATCCCCTTTAAAAAACATATGTATCaaccaaagattataaattaTTGCTATAAAATTTACTAGACGAAAGATTACAGTAATATGAGTGTCGAAATGCTTCTTCTCAAATAttcttgactaatttttttaagCAGGGTCCATCCTAGTTATCACCAGAGATGCACAAAAGGTCCATAGGGCCGGGTTGTGATCGGGCCCTATAAAGACGGGGCTTTTTGATGAAAACCCTAGACGAACTTTGACTTAATTAATTGGGCCGAAGTTTCTTAAAATAGTTGAGTCCACTTAGGTCCTCAAAATAAATTGAACCCCGTTTGTATGAAAGCCTCATCGGAATGTAATCAGAgttattatcttttaaaacttgAGTAAATGAGTTAGTATTATATTGACTTTAgacatttattttctttttcttatatattttaatattataatttaagacTTAAATTAGATTTGGGTTTATTATCGAAAAGGAGAATGGAAGGGCCAATCTTTGTGTGGAAAGCCTGGGAAGAAGAATATGTGAGATGGTTAGAATCTCTCCACGATGCAGATGCAGTCACAGATATAGTGATGTGAATGAAGTTCTGGCTGAGACTGCTGAACCGCTGCCTAGTTTAATTATGCCTCTGCTGTGATATCAGAAAGAATGGTTAGCTTGGGAGCTGCAGCAAGAAGAATCTGCAGCCTGAGGAGGCATACTTGCAGATGAGATGGGAATGGGCAAGACTGTTCAAGCCATCACACTTGTACTGGCTAAGCAGGAACTTAAAGGAGCCGTGGATGGAGCTTTCCCCAACCAAGTTCATCTTTTGGCTTGCCAAAAGTGAAGGCTACCCTATAATTGCTGTGACGCAATGGGATGAGATTAGCCGCTTTACCTTGACAGGTAGCAACAAGGTGCTGGTTTATCACGGATCCAAGAGGGGAAGGTCCCTTCATGAATTCTCAgatcatgattttgttattaCTACATATTCAGTCGTCGAAGCTGAATACaggaaatattttgatttttcattgGGCGGGTGCTTTTTAGTACCCAAATATTTTCTAACACCAAAACTCCCTCATTTCTTTCATTTCCACATTTCAGTACTCTCTCATCTCACTCTGAGGTATCTCTCAtatctctctctcatctctctagTTCGTTTATCTCTCCCACGCATCTCTCTCAGTTAGGGTTCATTTCTCTTGTGCGCCTTTTTTAATTTGTGCAGGGTAGGACTTGAAATTAATGACAGACCCATGAAGCGCCCGTTGATTGATTTTGAGAAGCTATCTTTGTCTCAGTCATACCCAGAAGGTGTGTTTTTACCCATTcaagaataaaaaatttgtgCATGAAAGCAAGGGAATGCTACTATTGAAGATGGTGATTCTGTGGCAAACAACATTGCAGAAAGCAAGAAGACACAAAAAAGGCCCATGAATCAAACTGGCTTCTTGGCAGAGCTAGAAAATCAAGGAGAACTAACTAGATGTTCGTTGTTTATTTTGACTTGTGATGTTTGTATATTTGTTTGAACTTTAAAGTAGATCTTGGTGAGATTTTTGACTTATGctttagtattttaatttttaatggttTATATTGTGGGAATAAGTGGTATTACAATATACAGATAAAATGCTATCAAAAAAACTAAGAGATATATTACAATAGACTTTAAATGTTGCACATAAATGTTATAattcattaatataaaaatatagaaatgggcataaaatatttaaaaaatgctCATTAAAAAAACCAAATAAGTTTTGCACATAAATGTTGCAAAAAAACTATGAAACGTTGTAAAAAACCAAATAAGTGTTGCATAAAAATGTTACAATAAGCTATTGTAATGCCTAAAAATGTTACTTAAAGGGCTAAATATGTTGTAATATCTGGCTATTGCAAGACTTTAGAAAGAGTTGGAGGAAAAGTGTTGCCTTTGATTACCTCAACGTCCGCAAATGCAAGCCTTAATTTTAGGTCAAATGTTACAATAGACTCTATTGTACTCTCTcggtcccattttaactgcttttttagagagatgcacataaaccaatttttacatttattaagGTGTTTATCTCAATAATTTTACATAGCTACCCCTAATAAAGTCAAACCAATCTATTATTTGTATTGCATAGGAAATATAAGCTACATTAATGAGGGGCAAAATTGATTCACCTACCAAataatgtatgaaaacaagaaaagTCACTTATATTGGGACAACAATCAAATTCTAAAAAGGCtcttaaaatgggacggagggagtagtacttTTAGGCCTTTAAGCAATATTTTTTCGGGCTTGCCATAGGCCAAATATGACGTAGTGGTATATAAGAATATAGAGGGTTGGGCTGATTTAAATGGAGACCATATCTTTATTGGAGACCGGAGACTATTTATACACTCAAAGAAAAACGTTAAAAAATCTTTTATTATGCAAAACATTTGTGCTAGTAGTACATATATGATCTCCAAAGTCTCTAATAAAATAGTTGTTTCCATATATGATCTCCTAAGAAGGTTTATAGTTTGCAAATACATCCATGATCAAATGTTGAACACCATTTTATGTCCTTAGGTAATGAAATCAGTCGTTGACACAAATACCCCACAATACCCACCAACTTAACATTCTTGGGACAAACACCCACACCACCCCACAACTTAACATCTTTGCATACTTGCTCATATTTGCTCaaaattccataaaatcatGAGACAAATGATTTTATACATTTAATACTACTAGTCCACTTGCTTGAGCTAATCATACACACTAAGTAATCATTGTATTGTAATGATCATTTACATGTATTATGATACTACAAACAGGACTAGGAAGTTACTCAAGTACACCATCAGCATACAAGAAGAAAGATGATTCTAagtattaatttctttttcaatttatatTCACTTTCTCCTTGTTGATATTTTTCTGTTGTCTGCAAAAAGATCAATTAATGTTAAAGCTAGTATATATGGTCTTACTCTTTATTTTTCAGTTCTTTATTTGGTGGTGGATTAAGTTTTCAACACTTGTGTTGTGTATGATTGGGATGAATGAATATGgaaagaattgaatggaatttGAACTATATTATTGACAAATGTTTATTAATTTCAtttcttcctccattccattccttacaccATATACTGGAGATCACACCCTCCCAATTTCATAACGAATGCTTCATTCCTTCCAATACTcgttttcttctcaaatctcattatATAACAATTTGGTACTCACTCAATGTTTTTCAAAAACTTTCCCTACCTCTTCTATTTTCATTATTCTtagtcatttcatttcattccaaccaaacacaacattaggaATTCTGGTATTTACAAACACTTCAGCCAACTAATACGATTTAAGCTGGTTCAACATTTGTTTAGAGTTGAATCCTacaaattttttgtttaatttagccTCGGCATTTTTAATCACACTATATTTAGTCACTATTGTCTCATACCTTTTTTTATCTCCATAAAACttccttataattttttattcggcTCTCGTCATTTCATTTCAtcgaagtgaacacaacctaaaacTTAAGATATATTTGTAACACTTTTCTAATCCAATGTCATTACATTGAtatgtaataataaataaaaaactagaAAAGAGAGTCAATATATTAGGGTCTTGTTCCCTCACAACGGCGTGTCAGGGTGGGGTTATCCAACACACTGTACCCGGTATGTTAGATCTATATTTCAAGGGCTCACATCCAATCTTTTTTTTAATGGATCCGCGGAAAGGAGAACTCTCTTTCCGCGGATATTATCCGCGGAAAGGAAAAACTCCCGTTCCGCGGATATTTATAgcggatacattaaaaaaaGATTGGATCTTAGCCCTTGAAATATAGATCTAACGGGCCCgcgtacagtgtgttagataaccctttCCTGAAACGCGGTTGTCATGGAACAGGACCTTGTATTATAAACATGTAGTAAGGGTATAATATCCaaacttattattaaaatttcaggCAAAATGTGAAGTGATCCTTTGGACCCCCAAAATATGGAGTCACTTTAAATATGTCTCGTACTGATGGTTGTAGTCCACAACATTTAGACGCCATTATTTTCAATATAATCATGAGTCAACTAATTAACATTGAGGAAGGTGGCATTGATGATAAGCGCTTAATTATCATCTTTACTCATTTGAGTATAATACAAAAAGATTATTAGAAAGAAAATAGGgtcaaaataataattgaaatagTAGAGGACGAACTCTGCATTAGGAAAATATAAGTTATTGCCTTTGCCGGCTGCCCACATATTTCAGGGCTCCACATATTATActatattaacaaatatattgttataactaaaattatttaatacaagTTTTAACTCTAAAATCTTTTAGTACAccatattttacatattatttgaCATTTTTTTATAAGCACAGATATTTATTCTTAGCCGAACCATGAAAAGTAAATATTCAAATGATAAGTATTAaatacttgattaattaatatatcaatattatgAATAAAGAGAATATATTCTATGTCGAAGTGCCATGTAAATATGTGACATTATGTCTACTGCAAGTGCACGGTGTCCGTTATAAACAGAGCGAGTACCGTCGAATtcctaaatttaatatatttaatctaattattatatattatttcacaAGAAAAACGTGTGTCGGAGGATTTTACTAACTAAACAATGTCAAGGGTTTATCCTGTGTTGTCTCGGGACACTTGGTTcaactctggctcaccccgaaaattatttgaacaaatactaaattgtaaggcatataagcgtGCATTGTCAAAAGAATATGATATAAATCAATTTACTAAAGTCTGGAACAATTAAGGTCCCATGCTTTACCCAAAAGCTAGTTATGTGATACAATTCGAactaataaatatccggaacacgaaaccatTATAGgactataatttattaatctgCAAGAATTATTTATCtgcaagaattttaaattgtataagtatcgtattcaacccccttcttCCATACTTTGGGACCTAACAATTTATCCAAATGtactttattaataataaaaaatgaatttatatttgtttgattttgtatataaatatcattTACAATTACGAAGGTATGTGAGAATCAtgttttatatgataaaaaaatctTGTTTTATGATAAAAATAGATATTCTTATTTCTACATACAACGGATATATTTAGGCCCAGAAAGATATCGGGTTTGGCAAAGCCCAATAAAACCCTACcataaaaattacatataacCTATTTGATGTGGCCCTCAATAGGCATGAATGGTAATGAACAAATGTTCATTACAATAGTAGATTTGCTCAACATAGAGATTTGATCAACTATACATCGATTTATGATTTGTACTTGTTTTCATCGTTATGATTTAGTAGTCTTCACGCCAATGATCTTATTCAATTCAGCGCTTGGGAATGGAATACACGGAATCTCTATCATGGTTGAACTCGCTAATAAAGCAATAATTAAGAAGCACCATTACAGGTGTGATATCTTTTAGTTGAGATTATTATGCTTCCGTACCAAATTTCATCCTTTAGATGCCAAAATGTTAATATATGTGTTCGAAAATATTCGAGTTTATCTCTCAATTGATGGTTTTACATCTTAATCGAGTTGTTTATCAAGGGGTAAGTATTTTTGCATCTCTTAGGAAGAGGAATCTGGTTTACTTTATCTACTATGTTGTGTTTGGAATGGGAgaagagaatggaatggaatgaaatgagtaaaattacttaAAACTAATAGAGTTAGGAGgaagttttgaaataaatttaagtgagtgcaaaattgctatgatgagatttgagaagaaattgggggtaggagagaatggagcattccatctcaaatcgAAGGTATGATCTAACACATAATGTGAGGAATGGAATGGGGGAAAGAATGAAAATTGTTAACAATTActcataatatagttcatttttcattccattccttccggaatcgcATTCACTCAGCCAAACACAACACTagtgttttaatttagtttGAGTTTATAGTTTTACTTGAAAcccaaattattaaattaagggGTTTTGATTTTGTTATTGCATTCAATATACCAAGAAGTTCTTGTACTGAAGCTTAAGAGTTGGAGGGGGCTGATGAAAATGCAGCAGCTTCGCCCCCTTAAAACAGCTCTTTATGCTTTTATCGGATCTTCTTCAGCAGGTAAACTTTCATTTTATGGTGCTAATTAGATGTTGCATTTTCTTAGAGATATCAGCAGTGATCTCTCCAATCTCAGAAAGACAGAGTCCAGAAGCAGAACCTTTCTAAAAGCATCTACACTTTCTGGCTCCCTTTTTCTCAGCATCTACAGGGTCTTTGACCTAAGTAACTACACGATGTTATACTCCATCATTAACAGAGATGTGCACGAATTTTATTTCAGGTGAGGTTTTATATGCATATAACTAGCATTATTATAGTGTCCTAAAGATTATAAATTGGAGTTTAGTAATGTACTTTATTGTTCTCATTTAAtgtcattaaaaaaatagagCAAAAAACCGACCCGATACAGAAAAGATGAAAAACAAAAGAGACCGAGACCAATGCTAGGTCAGTTATGTCAAAGACAATATGGTTTTGATGACGTGGGAGGTTGTAACTGACCGATTTTAACGGCCGATGTTGCCCTTTCTTTTGGTAGTGTGTACTACTCTTACCTACTGTTATGGTTTCTAACTCCTCGTGTGAAAACTTTAGTGAACTTTGATAAGTTATAcaaaatttttttctttaactAATTAATTTGGGAATATTTTAGCAATTAAGACTCAGGTGTACTTTTTTTAAATGTGTGTGGTATAACTGTGCATCTGCGACATTAATTTGACACGTCTTCATGACAAACAGCCCAGGAATGTTGGCGTTCATTTATCCACCCAAATCTGGCAATCACATAATTCGTCTTAAGATTCTTTCAATGGAGGATGGATCTGTTCTTAAATCCTTTAATTATCGCCATCATCGGAAAAGAAAGGTCGTGGAATTAGTTGAACTGTGTAATGAAAAGCTAGTTGTCAAGCAGGAGAATAAGAAACTACAAATTCTTGATGTATGTATTCTGTCTCCTTTATTGTAAAGCGCCTCAACAACACAGTGAAATTCCCTGATCATCATCTCACCAATCTCAGAAAGACAGAGTCCAAAAGCAGAACCATTCTAAAGAAAAATTGTGAACAGAATTAGAACCTGAAGACAAGCCTACTGAATCACGGGAAGTTCTCTTCGCAGCATCTCAAAGTCCTTAAATGGATCTAGCTTCTCTATACACTCAAGTTCTTCTTTAGAAAAGGGAATTGAAGCTTGGGGCCAGGTGATCCATTCAAAATACGGATCCTCTAAATTTACTGGCAGACAGAGGCCATGATCAATTGGAACTATTTCCGCTTCACCAAAACTTCCAACAACTTTCAGTTCCCTGACCAGAAGGTTTCCTGCACGTCTGACtgtatttaaaatcttaatatcCAGTATCCCGATATGATGTACAGCGGTGACAGGGAAATTTGATGTCCCATGATCACTGGCATCAAAATTATGGGGGGTAAATTGCTGAAATTGATGAACAGTGGCAATCTTTCTTACAATCTTTTTTGCTTTTCGATTTGTTTCAATTAACACGATTGTTAATACAGAAAATTGAGTGACTGATCTTCTCCAGTGCAATGGGATTGGGTGGTACATTAGCAAAGTGGTCACAGTCCAGAATATTAATATCACCTCAACGAGCAGTTTTATTACATTGTTTAAATGTGATATGGAGCCTAAGTTTATCAAGTTTCAGTATCTGATATGTGACGCAATGTGATATGTGATGCAATGGGTGAATGAGATTAGCCGCTTTAATTTGACAGGTAGCAAAAAGGTGCTGGTTTGTCATGGATCCAAGAGGGACAAGACCCTTCATGAATTTTCAGATCAAGACTTTGTTATAACTACATATTCAATCGTCGAAGCAGAATGCAGATATTAGGAGAGGCAACTGTCTGAAACTTGGACACTAAAGTGGGAAAATTTACACGTATGAGCAGTGGCGGAAGGAGCATAGCTACCCAAGGGTTAATTGCCCATCCTTAAATCTTTTGGTGTTCTGTTTATGGATTAGCGGAGTATTTATTTAAGTATTACTCGTGTTGAATTTGTTTTTACTTGCTTTGTACACTACGCCATATTTGGCCTATTGCAAGTCCCAAATAATTAATGTTGCATAAAGTGATGCTATATACTAAAAATTTTCAAGTATGTTGTAACAATTTATATTGTGTTGCATGGATAGAAAAATGTTGGACGgttataaacatttttttaagaaattacaAAACTATGGACTGTTGCAATACTCTGAGAAAAGCGttgtaataaatattttctaacaccAAAACTCCCTCATTTCTTTCATTTCCACATTTCAGTACTCTCTCATCTCACTCTGAGGTTTCTCTCATATCTCTTTCTCATCTCTCTAGTTCGTTTATCTCTCCCACGCATCTCTCTCAGTTAGGGTTCATTTCTGTCATGCACCTTTTTTAATTTGTGCAGGGTAGGACTTGAAATTAATGACAGACCCATGAAGCGCCCGTTGATTGATTTTGAGAAGCTATCTTTGTCTCAGTCATACCCAAAAGGTGTGATTTTTACCCAATCAAGAATAAAAATTTGTGTATTTTTTGAGAATGTGCGTCTGTGTTGTGTTTGTTGTCCTATGATGGGTTACCTATAAATTGATTTTGATTACAATATATCTTACACAGTAGATAATAGAGTGCCCCAACTTAATTCTCAGTCAAAAATATAGCTACCGGAGCCAACTTTAAGTAACCTATGTAATTTAGGCCTTTGTATGTAAATTTGCTCTCTATATATGTAATTAAGGACATAGAACATATAAGGGGCGTTTGGATCTCCCtccctaaatttttttatagacAAAATATCCCTCGGACGATGGTCAAGAAGAGAGTGCTATTGTTGAAGATGGTGATTCTGTGGCAAACAACATTGCAGAAAGCAAGAAGGCACAAAAAGCACCAGCCCATGAATCAAACTGGCTTCTTGGCAGAGCTAGAAAATCAAGGAGAACTAAACAGATGTTGGTTGTTTATTTTGACTTATGATGTTTGTGTGATATATTTGGTTGAACTTTAAAGTAGATCTTAGTGGGATTTCTGACTTATACTTTagtatttcaattttaatggtttataTTGTGGGAATAAGTGGTATTACAATATACAGATAAAATGCTACCAAAAAAACTAAAAGATACATTACAATAGACTTTTAATGTTGCACATAAATGTTACAattgattaatataaaaatataaaaatgggcatataatattgtaaaaaatGCTCATCAAAAAAACCAAATAAGTGTTGCACAAAAATTTTGCATAAAAAACTATGAAACgttgtaaaaaaatcaaataagtgATGCATAAAAATGTTACAATAGACTATTGTAACGCCTAAAAATGTTACTTAGAGGGCTAAAGATGTTGCAATATCTATTGCAAGACTTTCGAAAGTGTTGCAATAAAAGTGTTGCCTTTGATGACCTATTGCAACGGACGCAAATGCAAGCCTTAATTTTAGGTCAAATGTTACAATAGACTCTATTGTAATACTTTTAGGCCTCTCAGCAAGATTTTTTCGGGCTTGCAATAGGCCAAATATGGCATAATGGTATATACGAATTTGAGGGTTGGGCTGATTTAAATGGAGACTATATCTTTATTGGAGACCGGAGACTATTTATATACTCAAAGAAGACAGTTAAAAAATCTGTGATTATGCAAAACATTTGTGCTAGTACTACATATATGATCTCCAAAATGTCTAATAAAATAGTGGTTTCCATATAAATTTTTCCTCGGAAGGTTTATAGTTTGTAAATACATTCATGATCAAATGTTGAACATCATTTTATGTCcttagatattatttttaaaataataattaatcgtTAAAAGTAACAATAAATATTGTCCCTCCTTATTTCGGTTTCTTGTTCCGCCATTGTGAATGAGTGAGCACCCCTATATGCGCCGTATCTTTTCATACATCCTTAATAATACTAGTCTACTTGCTTGAGCTAATTATACACACCAATTTGTTTGTATGCTATTAGAAAAGTAAAATTACATGTATGAAAGGCAATGAAATCAGTCGT
Protein-coding regions in this window:
- the LOC135149883 gene encoding uncharacterized protein LOC135149883, producing the protein MEASKVKEGTVSINYPMLTKSNYTAWSMKMQVFMEAEGVWEAMEPSDPKVDVTTRMDKMTLAAIYQGIPEEFMLTLAGKKTAKVAWEAIKTMYRVAERVQEAKETESLDGFYMKLGGIMINIRTLGEPMEESYVVKKILRAVPHKFVQIASTIEQFGKLKTMTVKELIGRLKAHEERIRGHVEDNGNQLLLTHKWKARGCEGSYGKNDGRDKSKIKCYNCNIFGHYAAECYNIDETKNRSKK